In Glycine max cultivar Williams 82 chromosome 7, Glycine_max_v4.0, whole genome shotgun sequence, a single window of DNA contains:
- the LOC100819887 gene encoding receptor-like protein kinase HSL1 — protein sequence MTNPKPLIVIVYILLSLLATTTTTTLVSCLNQEGLYLYQLKLSFDDPDSRLSSWNSRDATPCNWFGVTCDAVSNTTVTELDLSDTNIGGPFLANILCRLPNLVSVNLFNNSINETLPLEISLCKNLIHLDLSQNLLTGPLPNTLPQLVNLKYLDLTGNNFSGSIPDSFGTFQNLEVLSLVSNLLEGTIPASLGNVSTLKMLNLSYNPFFPGRIPPEIGNLTNLEVLWLTQCNLVGVIPASLGRLGRLQDLDLALNDLYGSIPSSLTELTSLRQIELYNNSLSGELPKGMGNLSNLRLIDASMNHLTGSIPEELCSLPLESLNLYENRFEGELPASIANSPNLYELRLFGNRLTGRLPENLGKNSPLRWLDVSSNQFWGPIPATLCDKVVLEELLVIYNLFSGEIPSSLGTCLSLTRVRLGFNRLSGEVPAGIWGLPHVYLLELVDNSFSGSIARTIAGAANLSLLILSKNNFTGTIPDEVGWLENLVEFSASDNKFTGSLPDSIVNLGQLGILDFHNNKLSGELPKGIRSWKKLNDLNLANNEIGGRIPDEIGGLSVLNFLDLSRNRFSGKVPHGLQNLKLNQLNLSYNRLSGELPPLLAKDMYKSSFLGNPGLCGDLKGLCDGRSEERSVGYVWLLRTIFVVATLVFLVGVVWFYFRYKSFQDAKRAIDKSKWTLMSFHKLGFSEDEILNCLDEDNVIGSGSSGKVYKVVLSSGEFVAVKKIWGGVRKEVESGDVEKGGRVQDNAFDAEVETLGKIRHKNIVKLWCCCTTRDCKLLVYEYMPNGSLGDLLHSSKGGSLDWPTRYKIAVDAAEGLSYLHHDCVPAIVHRDVKSNNILLDGDFGARVADFGVAKAVETTPIGTKSMSVIAGSCGYIAPEYAYTLRVNEKSDIYSFGVVILELVTGKHPVDPEFGEKDLVKWVCTTWDQKGVDHLIDSRLDTCFKEEICKVFNIGLMCTSPLPINRPSMRRVVKMLQEVSTEDQTKPAKKDSKLSPYYYDDASDHGSVV from the exons ATGACAAACCCAAAACCACTCATAGTCATAGTTTACATTCTCTTGTCACTactagcaacaacaacaacaacaacgttgGTGTCGTGTCTGAACCAAGAAGGCTTATACCTCTACCAGCTGAAACTCTCCTTTGACGACCCAGACTCGAGGCTCTCCTCATGGAACTCGCGAGACGCCACTCCCTGCAACTGGTTCGGCGTAACCTGCGACGCCGTATCAAACACCACCGTAACGGAGTTGGACCTCTCCGACACCAACATCGGAGGCCCATTCCTCGCCAACATCCTCTGCCGTCTCCCCAACCTCGTTTCTGTTAATCTTTTCAACAACTCCATCAACGAAACCCTACCCCTCGAAATCTCCCTCTGCAAAAACCTCATTCACCTCGACCTTTCCCAGAATCTCCTCACTGGCCCACTCCCCAACACGCTCCCTCAACTTGTTAACCTCAAATACCTCGACCTCACCGGCAACAACTTCTCCGGCTCCATCCCTGATTCCTTCGGAACCTTCCAGAACCTCGAAGTCCTCTCCCTCGTTTCGAATCTTCTGGAAGGCACAATCCCAGCCTCCTTGGGTAATGTGAGTACTTTGAAGATGCTGAACTTAAGTTACAACCCCTTTTTCCCGGGTCGGATCCCGCCGGAGATTGGAAACCTAACCAACCTTGAAGTACTCTGGCTAACGCAATGCAACCTCGTCGGCGTCATCCCAGCCTCCCTGGGGAGGTTGGGAAGGCTCCAGGATCTGGACCTCGCGCTCAACGACCTCTACGGCTCCATCCCGAGTTCGCTCACTGAGTTAACCAGCTTGAGGCAGATCGAGCTGTACAACAACTCGCTCTCCGGGGAGCTTCCGAAGGGAATGGGGAACCTCTCTAACTTGAGGCTCATCGACGCGTCGATGAACCACTTGACCGGAAGTATTCCGGAGGAGCTCTGTTCACTTCCGTTGGAGAGTCTTAACCTTTACGAGAATCGCTTCGAGGGCGAGTTGCCGGCGAGCATTGCTAATTCGCCGAATTTGTATGAATTGAGGCTTTTCGGTAACCGGCTTACCGGAAGGTTACCGGAGAATCTCGGCAAAAACTCGCCTCTCCGGTGGCTTGATGTTTCCAGCAACCAGTTCTGGGGGCCCATTCCGGCGACGCTGTGTGACAAGGTAGTGCTAGAGGAGCTTCTGGTGATTTACAATCTTTTCTCCGGGGAGATTCCGTCGAGCCTCGGCACGTGCCTGAGCCTGACACGTGTGAGGCTCGGCTTCAACCGGCTCTCCGGGGAGGTTCCCGCGGGGATCTGGGGGCTGCCGCACGTGTATCTCCTCGAGCTTGTGGATAACTCGTTTTCCGGTTCCATTGCGAGGACCATTGCTGGTGCTGCGAACTTGTCGCTGTTGATTTTGTCGAAGAACAACTTCACTGGAACGATTCCCGATGAGGTTGGGTGGTTGGAGAATCTTGTTGAGTTTTCAGCTAGTGATAATAAATTCACTGGTTCTCTTCCTGATAGTATTGTGAATCTTGGGCAGCTCGGGATTCTTGATTTTCATAACAATAAGCTCTCTGGGGAGCTTCCTAAGGGGATTCGTTCGTGGAAGAAGCTCAACGATTTGAATTTGGCGAACAATGAGATTGGTGGGAGGATTCCTGATGAGATTGGGGGTTTGTCCGTGCTGAATTTTCTGGATCTTTCTAGAAACCGGTTTTCGGGGAAAGTGCCTCATGGGTTGCAGAATCTGAAGCTGAATCAGCTCAATTTGTCTTATAATCGGTTATCCGGTGAATTACCTCCTTTGTTGGCTAAGGATATGTACAAGTCTAGTTTTCTAGGGAATCCTGGGTTGTGTGGGGATTTGAAGGGGTTGTGTGATGGTAGAAGTGAGGAGAGGAGTGTGGGTTATGTTTGGCTGCTTCGAACGATTTTCGTTGTTGCCACTTTGGTTTTCCTTGTTGGTGTGGTTTGGTTTTACTTTAGGTACAAAAGTTTCCAGGATGCGAAGAGGGCGATCGATAAGTCAAAGTGGACATTGATGTCGTTTCATAAGCTGGGTTTTAGTGAAGATGagattttgaattgtcttgATGAGGATAATGTGATTGGAAGTGGATCGTCTGGGAAGGTCTACAAGGTTGTGCTTAGCAGTGGGGAGTTTGTGGCTGTGAAGAAGATATGGGGAGGGGTTAGGAAGGAGGTGGAGAGTGGGGATGTTGAGAAGGGTGGTAGGGTTCAGGACAATGCTTTTGATGCTGAGGTTGAAACTTTGGGTAAAATCAGGCACAAGAATATTGTTAAGCTGTGGTGTTGCTGCACCACTAGGGATTGCAAGCTCTTGGTTTATGAATATATGCCTAATGGAAGTCTTGGTGATTTGCTTCATAGCAGTAAGGGAGGGTCGTTGGATTGGCCAACAAGGTACAAGATAGCTGTGGATGCTGCAGAAGGCCTCTCTTATCTGCATCATGACTGTGTTCCCGCAATTGTTCATAGAGATGTGAAATCTAACAATATTTTGTTGGATGGGGACTTCGGTGCGAGGGTGGCTGATTTTGGAGTAGCTAAGGCGGTTGAAACCACACCGATAGGAACTAAATCCATGTCCGTCATAGCTGGCTCTTGTGGCTATATTGCACCAG AATATGCATACACTCTTAGAGTGAATGAGAAGAGCGACATATACAGTTTTGGGGTTGTCATACTCGAGTTGGTCACCGGAAAACACCCAGTGGACCCTGAATTTGGGGAGAAAGACTTGGTTAAGTGGGTGTGCACAACCTGGGACCAGAAAGGTGTGGACCATTTAATTGACTCAAGGCTTGATACTTGTTTCAAAGAAGAGATTTGCAAGGTCTTCAACATTGGACTCATGTGTACTAGTCCTCTTCCCATCAACCGGCCTTCAATGAGAAGAGTGGTGAAGATGTTGCAAGAGGTTAGCACAGAGGACCAAACCAAGCCTGCCAAGAAAGATAGCAAGTTATCCCCTTATTACTATGACGATGCCTCGGATCATGGAAGTGTTGTTTAA